One part of the Solanum dulcamara chromosome 3, daSolDulc1.2, whole genome shotgun sequence genome encodes these proteins:
- the LOC129881499 gene encoding probable glutathione S-transferase, with product MEEVKLLGVSGSSYSRRVEWALKVKGVKYEFIEEDLQNKSLLLLESNPVLNKIPVLIHNGKPICESMVILEYIDEAFEGPSILPKDSYERAIARFWAKFLDGKCLEVVGKALWSKGDEQEKSKQEEAYEMLKIVDNELKDKKFFGGNKIGFVDVAANYIPFWVEIVEEATGVVLITSEKFPNLCAWIDEYLNCSEVKENLPDRDTMLSFFKDKALAAK from the exons ATGGAAGAAGTGAAATTGCTTGGTGTTAGTGGTAGTTCCTATAGTCGTAGAGTTGAATGGGCCTTGAAAGTTAAAGGAgttaaatatgaatttatagaAGAAGATTTACAAAACAAGagccttcttcttcttgaaTCCAATCCTGTTCTTAATAAAATTCCAGTGCTAATTCACAATGGAAAGCCCATTTGTGAATCTatggtaattcttgaatatattGATGAGGCATTTGAAGGTCCGTCTATCTTGCCTAAAGACTCTTATGAACGAGCTATTGCACGTTTCTGGGCTAAATTCCTTGATGGAAAG TGCTTGGAAGTAGTGGGGAAAGCTCTGTGGAGCAAAGGAGATGAACAAGAGAAGAGCAAACAAGAAGAAGCTTATGAGATGCTGAAAATTGTTGACAATGAACTCAAGGACAAAAAGTTTTTTGGGGGAAATAAAATTGGATTTGTTGATGTTGCTGCAAATTACATCCCATTTTGGGTGGAAATTGTGGAAGAAGCTACTGGAGTTGTGTTGATTACAAGTGAAAAGTTTCCTAATTTGTGTGCTTGGATAGATGAGTACCTCAATTGTAGTGAAGTTAAAGAAAATCTTCCTGATAGAGATACGATGCTTAGTTTTTTTAAAGATAAAGCACTAGCTGCTAAATGA
- the LOC129882304 gene encoding probable glutathione S-transferase — protein sequence MAKVKLLGLWYSPFSHRVEWALKIKGVEYEFIEEDLQNKSPLLLQSNPVHKKIPVLIHNGKPICESMVIVEYIDDTFEGPSILPKDPYDRAIARFWANCFSEKGSAVGRSFFLKGEEQEKAKEEVYEMLKILDNELKDKKFFVGNKFGFADIAANAAALWLGVLEESYGVVLVRREKFPNFCAWRDEYINCNENKKYLPSRDELLAKFKTRFYNASVAK from the exons ATGGCAAAAGTGAAATTACTTGGTCTATGGTATAGCCCTTTTAGTCACAGAGTTGAATGGGCTCTCAAGATTAAGGGTGTTGAATATGAGTTTATAGAAGAAGATCTACAAAACAAGAGCCCTCTGCTTCTTCAATCAAACCCTGTTCATAAGAAAATCCCTGTTCTCATTCACAACGGGAAGCCCATTTGTGAGTCAATGGTAATTGTTGAATACATTGATGATACATTTGAAGGCCCTTCCATCTTGCCTAAAGACCCTTATGACCGAGCTATAGCTCGTTTCTGGGCTAATTGTTTTTCCGAAAAG GGGTCAGCAGTGGGAAGAAGTTTCTTTCTCAAAGGAGAGGAACAAGAGAAAGCTAAAGAGGAAGTTTATGAGATGTTGAAAATTCTTGATAATGAGCTCAAGGATAAGAAATTCTTTGTGGGTAACAAATTTGGATTTGCTGATATTGCTGCGAATGCTGCAGCACTTTGGCTGGGAGTTCTTGAGGAATCATATGGAGTTGTTTTAGTGAGAAgagaaaaatttccaaatttctgTGCTTGGAGAGATGAATACATTAATTGCAATGAAAACAAGAAATATTTACCTTCAAGAGATGAGTTGCTTGCTAAATTCAAAACTCGCTTTTATAATGCATCTGTTGCCAAATAA